TTTAGATTTTCCATATGCCTTTACTTCTTTTTTTACCTTGCTGATGATGCTATCCATTTCAGTCTGACCCAACAATTGCAGTTGCTGATCTTCTTGTTGTAATTGCTGACCGATCATCTGACCTTTTTGTTGCATTACACCATACTCTTCTTGTGCTTTTGCCTGAGACAATTTTTGAGCTTTAGTTTGAAACGCCTGTGCCTCCATTTGAAAAGCCTGAGAAATACTATCCCTCTTTTTAGTAAGCGCATCTACCTTTACCTGAAACGCTGCTTCAACATCAATTTTTTCTTGGTATTCCTCCATCAATTTTACATTGTCTACAAATCCAATTTTTTCCTGTTGACAAGAAACCATTACCAA
This genomic interval from Zobellia roscoffensis contains the following:
- a CDS encoding OmpH family outer membrane protein, which translates into the protein MKNVVVVFLMLVMVSCQQEKIGFVDNVKLMEEYQEKIDVEAAFQVKVDALTKKRDSISQAFQMEAQAFQTKAQKLSQAKAQEEYGVMQQKGQMIGQQLQQEDQQLQLLGQTEMDSIISKVKKEVKAYGKSKGYSYILGGGDGGSVLYGSDANDLTSEIVKLLNDKYKK